The Vigna unguiculata cultivar IT97K-499-35 chromosome 6, ASM411807v1, whole genome shotgun sequence genome contains a region encoding:
- the LOC114187932 gene encoding ABC transporter F family member 4: MGRKKTEDAGPSAKTKTTKDAPKKEKFSVSAMLASMDEKPDKPKKVSSTSSKPKPKSAPKASAYTDGIDLPPSDDEDDDLLEQEEEKNNASKRGSQQQRPDLKPLDVPIADKELKKREKKDLLAAHAAEQAKKEALKDDHDAFTVVIGSRASVLDGDDDADANVKDITIENFSVSARGKELLKNASVKISHGKRYGLVGPNGKGKSTLLKLLAWRKIPVPKNIDVLLVEQEVVGDDKTALEAVVSANEELVKIRQEVASLQNAASAEESVDKDDDEEDDTGEKLAELYEKLQLMGSDAAEAQASKILAGLGFTKNMQGRPTKSFSGGWRMRISLARALFVQPTLLLLDEPTNHLDLRAVLWLEEYLCRWKKTLVVVSHDRDFLNTVCTEIIHLHDLKLHFYRGNFDDFESGYEQRRKEMNKKYEIYDKQLKAAKRSGNRAQQEKVKDRAKFAAAKEASKSKGKGKVDEDDAPSEVPQKWRDYSVEFHFPEPTELTPPLLQLIEVSFSYPNREDFRLSNVDVGIDMGTRVAIVGPNGAGKSTLLNLLAGDLVASEGEVRRSQKLRIGRYSQHFVDLLTMDETAVQYLLRLHPDQEGLSKQEAVRAKLGKFGLPSHNHLTPIAKLSGGQKARVVFTSISMSKPHILLLDEPTNHLDMQSIDALADALDEFTGGVVLVSHDSRLISRVCDDEERSQIWVVEDGTVKTFPGTFEDYKEDLMREIKAEVDD, translated from the coding sequence ATGGGAAGGAAAAAGACAGAGGATGCTGGCCCATCTGCGAAGACCAAGACAACTAAAGATGCTCCtaagaaggaaaaattttctGTCTCTGCCATGCTGGCCAGTATGGATGAAAAGCCTGACAAACCCAAAAAAGTCTCCTCTACCTCCAGTAAGCCGAAGCCAAAATCTGCTCCAAAAGCTTCTGCATACACCGATGGTATTGATCTTCCTCCTtctgatgatgaagatgatgatctCCTAGAACAGGAGGAGGAGAAAAATAATGCATCCAAACGTGGAAGTCAGCAGCAAAGGCCTGATTTAAAACCACTTGATGTGCCTATTGCTGATAAAGAGTTGAAAAAACGTGAAAAAAAGGATCTTTTAGCAGCACATGCTGCTGAGCAGGCAAAGAAGGAGGCTCTCAAGGATGATCATGATGCATTCACTGTGGTCATTGGAAGCCGAGCTTCGGTGCTTGATGGAGATGATGATGCTGACGCAAATGTGAAAGATATAACAATAGAAAATTTCTCTGTTTCTGCTCGTGGTAAAGAACTTTTGAAGAATGCATCAGTGAAGATATCTCATGGGAAGAGGTATGGTTTAGTTGGACCCAATGGAAAGGGTAAGTCCACACTGCTGAAACTTCTTGCCTGGAGGAAGATACCAGTACCTAAGAATATTGATGTTCTTCTGGTTGAGCAGGAGGTAGTTGGTGATGACAAGACAGCTCTTGAAGCCGTTGTTTCAGCTAATGAAGAACTAGTTAAAATTCGGCAAGAGGTTGCCTCTCTTCAGAATGCAGCTTCTGCTGAAGAAAGTGTAGAcaaagatgatgatgaagaagatgataCGGGAGAAAAGCTAGCAGAGCTATATGAAAAACTACAGTTGATGGGATCTGATGCTGCTGAAGCTCAGGCATCAAAGATATTAGCCGGTTTGGGTTTTACAAAGAATATGCAAGGCCGCCCTACAAAATCCTTCAGTGGTGGCTGGAGAATGAGAATTTCTTTAGCTCGAGCACTTTTTGTTCAACCAACGCTATTATTACTTGATGAACCCACGAATCATCTCGACCTGAGGGCTGTTCTCTGGTTGGAAGAGTATTTGTGCCGTTGGAAGAAAACTTTGGTGGTTGTCTCACATGATAGAGATTTTCTCAATACAGTATGTACTGAGATTATTCATCTCCATGATTTGAAACTTCATTTCTATCGTGgaaattttgatgattttgagaGTGGATATGAACAGCGTCGCAAAGAGATGAATAAGAAGTATGAGATTTATGACAAGCAGTTGAAAGCAGCTAAAAGGAGTGGAAACCGAGCCCAGCAAGAAAAGGTTAAGGATCGAGCAAAGTTTGCAGCAGCTAAGGAAGCATCTAAAAGCAAAGGCAAGGGCAAGGTTGATGAGGATGATGCCCCATCAGAGGTTCCACAGAAGTGGAGGGATTACAGTGTGGAATTCCACTTTCCTGAACCCACTGAGCTTACACCCCCACTTTTGCAGCTCATTGAGGTCAGCTTTAGCTACCCAAACCGAGAGGATTTTAGGCTATCAAATGTTGATGTTGGCATTGATATGGGGACTCGTGTTGCCATTGTTGGGCCTAATGGAGCTGGAAAATCCACGTTGTTGAATCTTCTAGCTGGTGATTTGGTTGCTTCCGAGGGTGAAGTACGAAGAAGTCAGAAGTTGAGGATAGGAAGATACTCCCAACACTTTGTGGACCTTCTAACAATGGACGAAACAGCTGTGCAGTATCTTCTGCGTCTCCATCCCGATCAGGAGGGACTTAGCAAGCAGGAGGCTGTTCGTGCAAAACTTGGTAAGTTTGGGCTACCGAGTCATAACCATCTTACTCCTATTGCCAAACTATCAGGAGGGCAGAAAGCTCGGGTTGTCTTCACATCTATTTCCATGTCAAAGCCACACATTTTATTGTTAGATGAACCAACCAATCATCTGGACATGCAAAGTATTGATGCATTGGCAGATGCACTGGATGAATTCACTGGTGGAGTTGTTCTTGTCAGTCATGATTCAAGATTGATATCACGTGTGTGTGATGATGAAGAAAGGAGTCAAATTTGGGTTGTCGAGGATGGTACTGTCAAAACTTTCCCTGGAACATTTGAGGATTACAAGGAGGATTTGATGAGAGAGATTAAAGCTGAAGTTGATGACTGA
- the LOC114188637 gene encoding protein STRUBBELIG-RECEPTOR FAMILY 6-like — protein MAPSMAIFTLNRRLQQSTHLEHKNQNCIGNRSGYRVSLYLPYSTCVLKYLSSFIAQEYIKSSNILLDNDLNPRLSDNGFASFHQRTSQNLGTGYNAPECTKPSAFTQKSDVYTALGWVLTKAQMEVQTQIEKEGERRKK, from the exons ATGGCTCCCTCCATGGCTATATTTACACTTAACAGACGACTTCAGCAATCCACTCACTTGGAACACAAGAATCAGAATTGCATTGGGAACCGCTCGGGCTATCGTGTTAGTTTATATCTCCCATATAGTACCTGTGTACTGAA GTACCTCTCCTCCTTTATTGCACAAGAATATATCAAGTCCTCGAATATTTTGCTTGACAATGATCTGAACCCTCGTCTCTCAGACAATGGTTTCGCATCCTTTCACCAG CGTACTAGCCAAAATCTTGGGACGGGATATAATGCACCAGAGTGCACAAAACCTTCAGCTTTTACACAGAAGAGTGATGTATATACAGCTTTGGG GTGGGTGCTTACTAAGGCGCAAATGGAGGTGCAAACACAGATCGAGAAGgaaggagaaaggagaaagaagtgA
- the LOC114187725 gene encoding mitogen-activated protein kinase kinase kinase NPK1-like has product MWVVMAAAVTRRRDGMCGVHQWAWPKPSKWVKGKLVGCGSFGTVHLAMNKSTGGLFVVKSSNSRAGREALDEEVKILKIVNSSPYIVQCLGTEEEEGKLNVFMEYMAGGSLADVAHKFGGSLDEEVVRVYTREILHGLNHLHLHGIVHCDLKCKNVLLDPQGNVKLADFGCARRANELRKSFGGTPLWMAPEVLRNESVELSADIWSLGCTVIEMATGRPPWANQVSNHISVVLWIAHGDGIPQFPPHFSDEGLDFLSMCLQRDPRKRPTPQQLLSHPFVTPQHHYASSPASVLEVHDFKDSCDVHHDFSLTDTLPSSFTDYSKGIAAVCKAEDSALGSSGNWITVRSG; this is encoded by the coding sequence atgtgGGTGGTGATGGCGGCGGCGGTAACTAGAAGAAGAGACGGTATGTGTGGCGTCCACCAATGGGCGTGGCCTAAACCCAGCAAATGGGTGAAGGGGAAACTGGTTGGATGTGGATCTTTCGGGACTGTGCATTTGGCGATGAACAAATCGACGGGTGGGCTTTTTGTGGTAAAGTCATCAAATTCGAGGGCAGGACGTGAGGCTTTGGACGAAGAGGTAAAAATCCTGAAAATAGTTAATTCATCGCCATACATTGTACAATGTTTAGGGACGGAGGAGGAGGAGGGGAAGTTGAATGTTTTTATGGAGTATATGGCAGGAGGTAGTTTGGCAGACGTGGCTCACAAGTTCGGTGGGTCATTGGATGAAGAGGTGGTTCGTGTGTATACCAGAGAAATTCTTCACGGCCTAAACCATCTTCACCTTCATGGAATTGTACACTGCGATCTGAAGTGCAAGAACGTGCTTTTGGACCCACAAGGCAACGTGAAGCTGGCGGATTTTGGATGTGCGAGAAGGGCAAACGAGTTGAGAAAGTCATTTGGTGGGACTCCTCTGTGGATGGCTCCTGAAGTGCTGAGGAACGAGTCTGTTGAGTTGTCTGCAGATATATGGTCCTTGGGTTGCACCGTTATTGAGATGGCTACCGGCAGGCCTCCATGGGCTAATCAGGTTTCAAATCACATCAGTGTTGTTCTCTGGATTGCCCATGGTGATGGGATTCCTCAGTTTCCACCACATTTCTCCGATGAGGGTTTGGATTTCTTGAGCATGTGCCTGCAGAGAGATCCCCGTAAGAGGCCTACCCCTCAACAGTTACTTTCCCATCCCTTTGTTACTCCCCAACATCATTATGCTTCCTCACCCGCAAGCGTCTTGGAGGTTCACGATTTCAAGGACTCTTGTGATGTTCATCACGATTTCTCTCTCACAGACACACTTCCTTCTTCTTTCACTGATTACTCCAAAGGAATAGCTGCTGTTTGTAAAGCGGAAGACAGTGCTTTGGGCTCATCGGGGAATTGGATTACAGTTAGATCAGGCTGA
- the LOC114189006 gene encoding uncharacterized protein LOC114189006, whose translation MKSFDSVTGLVLPEPKNRLFLWSALIVISLISGAYFVGNAFFANEYKQRLARWGLIHTIPDSKSNACKRQCWPLGSEALPEGIIARTSNLEMRPLWDSGKDHRILKRPLNLLAMAVGLKQKEIVNNIVEKFLSSDFVVMLFHYDGFVDGWKSLAWSNNVIHVSAINQTKWWFAKRFLHPDIIAEYNYIFLWDEDLLVDNFDPKRYLSIVKEEGLEISQPALDPTKSEVHHPLTVHKAGSKMHRRYYKLKGSGRCDDSSIAPPCIGWVEMMAPVFSKKSWQCVWHLIQNDLIHAWGLDRQLGYCAQGDRMKNVGVVDSEYIVHLGLPTLGGPNGNEAPSDSPGGNARGRVRMQSYIEMQVFGKRWRDAAKKDKCWIDPYQQQANLTNH comes from the exons ATGAAGTCTTTCGATTCTGTCACT GGTCTTGTCTTGCCAGAACCCAAGAATAGGTTGTTCCTCTGGAGTGCTCTCATCGTGATTTCTTTGATTTCTGGTGCTTATTTCGTTGGAAATGCCTTTTTTGCAAATGAATACAAACAG AGATTAGCACGATGGGGACTAATTCATACAATTCCAGATTCAAAATCAAATGCTTGCAAG AGACAATGCTGGCCTTTGGGAAGTGAGGCATTGCCTGAAGGAATTATTGCCAGAACATCTAACTTGGAAATGCGGCCCTTATGGGACTCTGGTAAAGATCAT AGAATATTAAAGCGCCCATTGAACTTGTTGGCTATGGCAGTGGGACTTAAGCAGAAAGAAATTGTCAACAATATTGTTGAAAAG TTCTTGTCAAGTGATTTTGTTGTGATGCTTTTTCACTATGACGGTTTTGTGGATGGATGGAAGAGTTTGGCTTGGAGTAACAATGTCATACATGTATCTGctataaatcaaacaaaatg GTGGTTTGCGAAACGGTTTTTGCATCCAGATATAATTGCCGAATACAACTACATATTTCTTTGGGATGAGGACCTTCTTGTTGATAATTTTGATCCAAAAAG GTATTTATCTATTGTTAAAGAAGAGGGTCTTGAGATATCACAGCCAGCTCTGGATCCTACCAAATCTGAGGTACATCATCCACTGACAGTCCATAAAGCGGGATCAAAAATGCACAG AAggtattataaattaaaaggcAGTGGAAGGTGTGATGATAGTAGCATTGCTCCTCCTTGCATTGG TTGGGTGGAAATGATGGCACCAGTATTTTCTAAGAAGTCTTGGCAATGTGTATGGCATTTAATCCAG AATGACTTAATCCATGCCTGGGGCCTGGATAGGCAGCTTGGCTATTGTGCACAG GGTGATCGAATGAAAAATGTTGGTGTTGTTGATTCTGAGTACATAGTTCATCTGGGCCTGCCTACTCTTGGGGGCCCAAATGGCAATGAG GCACCATCAGACTCCCCTGGAGGTAATGCTAGAGGCAGA GTTAGGATGCAATCATACATTGAAATGCAGGTTTTCGGTAAAAGATGGAGAGATGCAGCAAAGAAAGACAAATGTTGGATTGATCCATATCAACAACAGGCAAACCTGACAAACCATTAA
- the LOC114189185 gene encoding zinc-finger homeodomain protein 5-like, with amino-acid sequence MSSINTSTFTNQLQESHDEDEELGYKECRRNHAVALGGACYDGCNEYLKPSSDQTSEDAFLCACCGCHRNFHRKQDPVQQAEAESNYVMDVVPVSARPTNNNPEAVQRVRPLRRKRTTFSVDQKKQMTRFAHILGWKPHKGNREEIQRFCTDMGISRKIFVVWLNNNRHRAINHTTDPSTSN; translated from the coding sequence ATGTCAAGCATCAATACCAGCACTTTCACCAACCAACTACAAGAAAGCCATGATGAGGATGAAGAGCTTGGGTACAAGGAGTGTCGTCGCAACCATGCAGTGGCCCTTGGAGGAGCTTGCTACGATGGGTGCAATGAGTATCTGAAACCAAGTTCCGACCAAACCTCGGAGGACGCTTTCCTCTGTGCATGTTGTGGGTGTCACCGGAACTTCCACCGGAAACAGGATCCCGTGCAACAAGCTGAAGCAGAGAGTAATTATGTTATGGATGTAGTTCCTGTTTCAGCGAGGCCTACCAACAACAACCCAGAGGCAGTGCAGCGAGTAAGGCCACTAAGGAGGAAGAGGACGACCTTCTCGGTGGACCAGAAGAAGCAGATGACAAGGTTTGCTCATATTTTGGGGTGGAAACCTCACAAGGGTAACAGAGAGGAGATTCAACGTTTCTGCACTGACATGGGAATCAGCCGCAAGATCTTCGTCGTCTGGCTCAACAACAATCGTCACCGTGCAATCAACCACACAACTGATCCATCAACCAGTAATTAG
- the LOC114187988 gene encoding pentatricopeptide repeat-containing protein At1g10270-like produces the protein MSLHRLLLRRLSSIAASRPIFSLIQTRSYAFSSAEEAAAERRRRKRRLRIEPPLNAIRPPPQQGPPRDPNAPRLPDSTSALVGPRLSLHNRVQSLIRAGDLEAASAIARHAVFSVTRPTVFTCNAIIAAMYRSKRYEEAIALFHFFFNQFNIVPNIVSYNNVINTHCDEGRVDVALEVYRHVLANAPFSPSPVTYRHLTKGLIQAGRISEAVDLLREMLTKGHGADSLVYNNLISGFLELENLEKANELFDELKERCLVYDGVVNSTFMEWFFKKGRDKEAMESYRSLLERQFRMTPATCNVLLECLLKHARKTEAWALFDHMLDNHTPPNFQAVNSDTFNIMVNECFKLENFEEALATFKKVGTKPNSKPFAMDVAGYNNIIARFCENGMLSQAETLFEELCSKSLSPDVPTHRTLIEAYLRMERIDDALRVFNRMADAGLRVVAGFGNTVFDKLIKNGKASECAQILSKLGEKDPKPDPTCYEVVIKGLCAHGLLDKSVELLDEVMRYGVGVTSALRESVTEVFKEAGRGDEIERLLDINRFAYTPRPSPPRPAYRGPPVRSPSEMAGAPHNPHSGPPTTQMAAQLYPPPPFQMSGATLKPSGFPTQRAPQSPTPPSPQMTGAHYPPSGFQLPRSQMAGAPHNSPYVAPHQVSGHERPPMHQPSWRFSPPMTGPHTTAPGPSPHMPGQPHHPTTSELPSQTNRAAPQMTAQHYTPPQMAGYHPYGTRHGIQQMSEPRYPSSGVSPPMVGQHHPPAGPAPPVSGSYIPSYGASPKMSPPYRTAPGPSSHVTGPYHPSSGVGSQFEESHQQQSEVPEQVAV, from the coding sequence ATGTCGCTTCACCGCCTGCTCCTACGCCGCCTGTCATCTATCGCTGCCTCTCGGCCCATCTTCTCTCTCATCCAAACCCGTTCCTACGCCTTTTCCTCCGCCGAAGAAGCTGCGGCCGAGCGCCGGCGACGGAAGCGGCGTCTGCGCATCGAGCCTCCCCTGAATGCTATTCGTCCTCCGCCGCAGCAGGGCCCTCCGCGCGACCCGAACGCTCCTCGCCTCCCAGACTCCACTTCGGCGCTCGTGGGCCCCCGGTTGAGCCTCCACAACCGCGTGCAGTCCCTCATCCGCGCGGGCGACCTCGAGGCGGCATCCGCCATCGCCCGACACGCGGTGTTCTCGGTGACACGGCCCACCGTTTTCACCTGTAACGCCATCATCGCTGCCATGTACCGGTCGAAGCGGTACGAGGAGGCTATTGCCCTCTTCCACTTCTTCTTCAACCAATTCAACATCGTCCCCAACATCGTCTCTTACAACAACGTGATCAACACCCACTGCGACGAGGGTCGTGTCGACGTGGCCCTTGAAGTCTATCGCCACGTCCTCGCCAACGCTCCTTTCAGTCCCTCTCCCGTCACCTATCGCCATCTCACCAAAGGTTTGATCCAAGCCGGTCGCATTTCCGAAGCCGTCGACCTCTTGCGCGAGATGCTCACTAAGGGCCACGGCGCCGATTCCCTCGTCTACAACAACCTCATTTCAGGCTTTCTCGAACTGGAGAATTTGGAGAAGGCAAATGAGCTCTTCGACGAGCTTAAGGAGCGCTGCCTGGTGTATGACGGGGTTGTGAATTCCACTTTCATGGAATGGTTCTTCAAAAAGGGTAGGGATAAGGAAGCCATGGAGTCCTACAGGTCCTTGTTGGAGCGCCAGTTTAGGATGACCCCTGCCACTTGCAATGTTTTGTTGGAGTGTTTGCTCAAGCATGCCAGGAAAACTGAGGCTTGGGCCTTGTTTGATCATATGCTCGACAATCACACTCCTCCCAATTTCCAAGCTGTTAACTCTGATACCTTCAATATTATGGTCAATGAGTGCTTTAAGCTCGAAAACTTTGAGGAGGCCCTTGCAACTTTTAAGAAGGTTGGTACTAAACCTAATTCTAAGCCCTTTGCCATGGACGTTGCAGGCTACAATAATATCATTGCTAGGTTTTGTGAGAATGGGATGCTTTCCCAAGCTGAGACCCTGTTTGAAGAACTGTGCTCCAAGTCTTTGAGCCCCGATGTTCCTACTCACAGAACTTTGATTGAAGCGTACTTGAGAATGGAGAGGATCGATGATGCTCTCAGAGTGTTCAACAGAATGGCGGATGCTGGTCTTAGGGTAGTTGCTGGTTTTGGTAACACGGTTTTTGATAAATTGATTAAGAATGGTAAGGCCAGTGAATGTGCTCAGATTTTGAGTAAATTAGGAGAGAAAGATCCCAAACCAGACCCCACTTGCTATGAGGTTGTAATCAAGGGACTTTGTGCTCATGGGTTATTGGACAAAAGCGTAGAGCTGCTGGATGAGGTTATGAGGTATGGTGTTGGGGTTACTTCTGCCTTGCGGGAATCTGTTACCGAGGTTTTTAAGGAAGCAGGGAGAGGTGACGAGATTGAAAGGCTGCTAGATATCAACAGATTTGCATATACTCCTCGTCCATCCCCTCCAAGACCTGCTTACCGTGGACCACCGGTCAGGTCGCCCTCGGAAATGGCAGGGGCGCCACATAACCCACATTCTGGCCCTCCCACCACACAAATGGCAGCTCAACTGTACCCACCACCACCTTTTCAGATGTCAGGAGCTACACTTAAACCTTCTGGGTTTCCAACACAAAGGGCGCCACAGAGTCCAACACCTCCTTCTCCTCAAATGACTGGAGCACATTATCCCCCTTCTGGGTTTCAATTGCCACGTTCTCAAATGGCCGGAGCACCACATAACTCACCTTATGTGGCTCCACATCAAGTGTCGGGACACGAACGCCCGCCAATGCATCAACCTTCATGGAGATTTTCTCCTCCAATGACTGGGCCTCACACGACAGCACCTGGACCTTCACCTCATATGCCAGGACAACCTCACCACCCTACTACATCCGAACTTCCTTCTCAAACGAACAGGGCAGCCCCGCAAATGACAGCCCAGCATTATACACCACCTCAAATGGCAGGATATCATCCTTATGGAACACGACATGGGATCCAACAAATGTCAGAACCACGATATCCATCGTCTGGAGTGTCCCCTCCGATGGTTGGACAACACCATCCACCAGCTGGTCCAGCTCCTCCGGTATCAGGGTCATATATTCCTTCATATGGAGCCTCACCTAAAATGTCACCGCCTTATCGTACAGCCCCAGGACCATCTTCTCACGTGACTGGACCGTATCACCCATCGTCAGGAGTAGGTTCTCAATTTGAGGAATCACATCAACAGCAATCAGAAGTCCCTGAACAGGTAGCAGTTTAA